A DNA window from Maribellus comscasis contains the following coding sequences:
- a CDS encoding sensor histidine kinase: MKGKTLKYIIFLALVSITGVLSIQFFLLRNSYKYSEKQFTESTVVALKEVAWQLLQETGNTANFDSIIPVEIVADNMYRVYIQVFDRELLKQQLIEELKKHEIYTNFEFAVFNPETEQMGEGTLITSDLDEKQTYFTFPLSKRCTDYFSVHFPNRTSYFNSRLSVWYFFSALLMLVVFFFGYTLWVIIKQRQLSEIQKNFINNLTHELKTPISSIGLSAKVINDKKILETPQRLFEYTKIIQEQNNRLSKNVENVLNLASIEKNRIHLDKEDIHLSSFLSETIEHFKQSDFGQKANINTKLNGFNAVVYADKFHFSNLVVNILENAVKYCEQKPEIDIELKKIKGKYELEIIDNGIGIPKEHRKKIFKKFYRVPTGNVHNVKGFGLGLDYVYKIVNAQGWKIRVEENPKGGSIFTLTIQNTK, from the coding sequence ATGAAAGGCAAAACCTTAAAATATATTATTTTTTTAGCTTTAGTTTCTATAACTGGTGTCCTGTCTATCCAATTTTTTCTTTTAAGAAATTCATATAAATACAGTGAAAAACAATTTACTGAGAGTACCGTCGTAGCCTTAAAAGAGGTTGCCTGGCAATTGCTCCAGGAAACAGGGAACACAGCGAATTTCGATAGCATTATTCCGGTCGAGATTGTTGCTGACAACATGTACAGAGTATATATTCAGGTTTTCGACAGGGAGCTATTAAAACAACAGCTTATTGAAGAACTAAAAAAACATGAAATATACACCAATTTTGAATTTGCCGTTTTTAATCCCGAAACGGAACAAATGGGCGAAGGAACACTGATCACCTCCGATCTGGATGAAAAACAAACCTATTTTACCTTTCCGCTGAGTAAACGATGCACCGATTACTTTAGTGTTCATTTCCCTAATCGTACATCCTATTTTAATTCGCGGTTATCTGTTTGGTACTTTTTTTCCGCATTACTTATGTTGGTTGTTTTCTTTTTCGGATATACGCTGTGGGTAATTATTAAACAACGCCAACTTTCCGAAATTCAAAAAAACTTTATTAATAATCTCACACACGAACTAAAAACGCCTATTTCATCGATTGGTTTGTCGGCAAAAGTGATCAACGATAAAAAAATTCTGGAAACACCTCAGCGTTTGTTCGAATACACCAAAATTATCCAGGAACAAAACAACCGCTTATCCAAAAATGTAGAGAATGTGCTCAATCTGGCATCGATTGAAAAAAACCGGATTCACCTGGATAAAGAAGATATTCATCTTTCATCGTTTTTAAGCGAAACCATCGAACACTTCAAACAGTCTGATTTTGGACAAAAAGCAAATATTAATACAAAATTAAATGGCTTTAATGCAGTTGTTTATGCTGACAAATTTCATTTTTCGAATTTAGTTGTCAACATACTTGAAAATGCTGTAAAGTATTGTGAACAGAAACCGGAGATCGACATTGAACTGAAAAAAATTAAAGGTAAATATGAACTCGAAATAATTGATAACGGTATTGGGATTCCAAAAGAACACCGAAAAAAAATATTTAAAAAATTCTACAGAGTTCCAACCGGAAATGTTCATAATGTAAAAGGATTTGGTTTGGGGCTTGACTATGTTTATAAAATCGTTAACGCACAGGGTTGGAAAATAAGGGTAGAGGAAAATCCAAAAGGAGGAAGTATATTTACACTCACAATACAAAATACAAAATGA
- a CDS encoding DUF1573 domain-containing protein: MKRILQMITVFALVIAVTNAFAQGKAKIVFDELEHNFGNFKESEGVQKTTFKFTNQGETPLVLNNVRASCGCTTPKWTKEPVAPGGEGEIIVSYDPKNRPGSFNKSVTVQSNAENSTVILRIMGSAQQREKTLAELYPRKVGALRVKTNHISFSKMTEKEKDTKDLELVNDTDGPVKVGFRSVPGHLTAKVEPETIPAHGKGKLVVTYDAEKVNAFGFASHRIYLSLDGSNDYKSSIGISATIEEDFSNLTSEQLANAPVANYPEKTFDFGEMTQGEKKEHTFSLTNEGKSDLIIRNVRSSCGCTAVAPAKKVIAAGETAPIKVTFDSRGKRGRQSKSITVITNDPKNPTTILRISSNVVTTTES; the protein is encoded by the coding sequence ATGAAACGAATTTTACAAATGATTACCGTTTTTGCTTTGGTAATTGCTGTGACAAATGCATTTGCCCAAGGAAAAGCTAAAATTGTTTTTGATGAACTTGAACACAATTTTGGAAACTTTAAAGAATCTGAAGGTGTTCAAAAAACTACTTTTAAATTTACCAATCAGGGAGAAACTCCACTTGTTTTAAACAATGTTAGAGCTTCTTGTGGCTGTACTACTCCTAAGTGGACAAAAGAACCGGTTGCTCCGGGTGGTGAGGGGGAAATTATCGTGAGTTATGATCCCAAAAATCGTCCGGGCTCGTTTAACAAATCAGTCACTGTTCAATCAAATGCTGAAAATTCTACCGTAATATTAAGGATAATGGGTAGTGCGCAGCAAAGGGAAAAAACGTTGGCGGAACTGTATCCTAGAAAAGTGGGTGCCTTAAGGGTGAAAACCAACCATATTTCTTTCTCCAAAATGACAGAAAAAGAAAAAGATACCAAAGATTTGGAGTTGGTCAACGATACAGATGGTCCGGTTAAAGTTGGATTCCGGAGCGTCCCCGGGCATTTAACCGCGAAAGTTGAACCCGAAACAATTCCGGCGCATGGCAAGGGAAAATTGGTTGTTACTTATGATGCTGAAAAAGTAAACGCTTTTGGTTTTGCATCTCACCGAATTTATCTTTCGCTTGACGGAAGCAACGATTATAAAAGTTCAATCGGGATTAGTGCAACTATCGAAGAAGATTTTTCGAATCTTACATCTGAACAACTGGCAAATGCCCCGGTAGCTAACTATCCGGAAAAAACTTTTGATTTTGGTGAAATGACCCAGGGAGAGAAAAAAGAACATACTTTTTCTTTGACAAATGAGGGAAAATCAGATTTGATAATTCGTAATGTACGTTCGTCTTGCGGATGTACAGCTGTTGCTCCGGCTAAAAAAGTTATTGCAGCGGGAGAAACCGCACCAATTAAAGTTACTTTTGATTCGCGCGGGAAACGAGGTCGTCAGAGTAAATCCATAACGGTTATTACAAACGATCCCAAAAATCCAACAACAATACTGCGCATTTCGAGTAATGTTGTTACAACTACTGAAAGTTAA